In a single window of the Poecile atricapillus isolate bPoeAtr1 chromosome 27, bPoeAtr1.hap1, whole genome shotgun sequence genome:
- the LOC131589096 gene encoding inactive phospholipase C-like protein 2 isoform X1, translating to MAEGSRGAPPPGSPRPAAPLPNGPRGGGGGSPGSGSGSSSREDSAERSPAPAAPRASIMKDGSRQRPAQKKKTVSFSSMPNDRKINSTAACISLMLEGCELKKVRSNSRMYSRFFVLDADMRSVRWEPSKKDSEKAKIEIKSVKEVRVGKKTPVLRSNGLSDQFPDECAFSIIYGDNYESLDLVASSADVVSAWVMGLRYLVSYGKHSPEAPGTGHPSLRTSWISSVFDLADLEKSGRIPVSRAVQLIKALNPGMKTSTIELKFKELQKASERPGMEVACDLFVEAYCELCTRPEIFFLLVQFSSNKEYLGVKDLLMFLEVEQGMEGVTEEKCLEIVSKYEPSKEGREKGYLAIDGFTRYLLSADCSIFDPQHRKVCQDMAQPLSHYYISSAHSACLLEDNFWGRSDITGYISALGLGCRSIELVLWDGPEGEPVVYTSPSAASCVPFRAVVGLIDQHAFTASAYPLILCLVVRCSAPQQRLAAQCLRKTLGEKLYLEPPNPVASYLPSPEELKGRILIKGKKLPPTCEDSEGEVSDEEEGWELARRLGQEDREAPEGGGLRRVRLSRELSELVSLCQAVPFQDFESSRRGQRYWEMCSFSEVEAGRFANECPAELVSYNKRFLSRIYPSPMRIDASNMNPQDFWKCGCQMVAMNYQTPGLMMDLNAGWFRQNGACGYVLRPAIMREEVSYFSANAKDSLPGVPAQLLHLKVISGQNLPKPKGSGAKGEVVEPYVCAEIHGIPADCAEHRTKTALQSGDNPIFDESLEFQINLPELAVLRFVVLDDDYIGDEFIAQYTIPFECLQPGYRHVPLQSLAGEPLPHATLFVHVAITDRRGGGKGHRRGLAGRRGRRVREYTSTKATGIKAIDEVFRTATQPLREATDLRENVQNALVSFKELCGLTPAANMKQCILTVSTWLLHSDSAPSVTLNLAEQYPPMEAQGPIPDLLRKVLTAYETMIQTSRTLIESADAVYGKLIQAQQAGMDFHKELHRIETKEGLRGRKLQKALESFAWNITVLKGQADLLKHAKAEALDNLWQIHNAGQSCGIGRNGSASPEPSRLQAPLEPIPETDGGGDTASC from the exons GATGGCTCTCGGCAGCGGCCAGCACAGAAGAAGAAGACAGTGTCCTTCAGCTCCATGCCCAATGACCGCAAGATCAACAGCACAGCTGCCTGCATCTCCCTCATGCTGGAGGGCTGTGAGCTGAAGAAGGTGCGCTCCAACTCCCGCATGTACAGCCGCTTCTTCGTGCTGGATGCTGACATGCGCTCCGTGCGCTGGGAGCCCTCCAAGAAGGACTCAGAGAAGGCCAAGATTGAGATCAAATCGGTCAAAGAGGTGCGTGTGGGCAAGAAGACACCTGTCCTGCGCAGCAATGGCCTCTCCGACCAGTTCCCGGACGAGTGCGCCTTCTCCATCATCTATGGAGACAACTACGAGTCCCTGGACCTGGTGGCCAGCTCAGCAGATGTGGTGAGTGCCTGGGTGATGGGGCTGCGCTACCTGGTGTCCTATGGAAAGCACAGCCCTGAGGCGCCTGGGACTGGCCACCCCAGCCTCCGGACATCCTGGATCTCCTCCGTCTTTGACCTTGCTGACCTGGAGAAGTCTGGCCGCATCCCTGTGTCCCGGGCTGTGCAGCTGATCAAAGCACTCAACCCTGGCATGAAGACCTCCACCATCGAGCTGAAGTTCAAGGAACTGCAGAAGGCCAGCGAGCGTCCTGGCATGGAGGTGGCCTGTGACCTCTTTGTGGAGGCATACTGTGAGCTCTGCACTCGCCCTGAGATCTTCTTCCTGCTGGTCCAGTTCTCCAGCAACAAGGAATACCTGGGTGTGAAGGACCTGCTGATGTTCCTGGAGGTGGAGCAGGGCATGGAGGGGGTGACAGAGGAGAAGTGCTTGGAGATCGTCAGCAAGTATGAGCCCTCCAAGGAGGGCCGGGAGAAGGGCTACCTGGCCATCGACGGCTTCACACGTTACCTGCTCTCTGCTGACTGCTCCATCTTTGACCCGCAGCACCGCAAGGTCTGCCAGGACATGGCGCAGCCCCTCTCCCACTACTACATCAGCTCTGCCCACAGCGCCTGCCTGCTGGAGGACAACTTCTGGGGCCGCTCAGACATCACTGGCTACATCAGTGCCCTGGGCCTGGGCTGCCGCAGCATCGAGCTGGTGCTGTGGGACGGCCCCGAGGGTGAGCCCGTGGTCTACACCAgcccctcagctgcctcctgtgTGCCCTTCCGTGCCGTGGTGGGGCTGATTGACCAGCACGCCTTCACTGCCTCCGCCTACCCCCTGATCCTCTGCCTGGTGGTGCGCTGCTCGGCCCCCCAGCAGCGACTCGCTGCTCAGTGCCTGCGCAAGACGCTGGGGGAGAAGCTGTACCTGGAGCCCCCCAACCCCGTGGCGTCCTACCTGCCGTCCCCGGAGGAGCTCAAGGGCCGCATCCTCATCAAGGGCAAGAAGCTGCCGCCCACCTGCGAGGACAGCGAGGGGGAGGTGTCGGATGAGGAGGAAGGCTGGGAGCTGGCGCGGCGACTGGGCCAGGAGGACCGGGAGGCACCGGAGGGAGGTGGCCTGCGGCGGGTGCGCCTCAGCCGTGAGCTCTCGGAGCTGGTGAGCCTCTGCCAGGCTGTCCCCTTCCAGGACTTTGAGAGCTCGAGACGTGGGCAACGCTACTGGGAGATGTGCTCCTTCAGCGAGGTGGAGGCGGGACGCTTCGCCAACGAGTGCCCGGCTGAGCTGGTCAGCTACAACAAGCGGTTCCTCTCCCGCATCTACCCCAGCCCCATGCGCATCGATGCCAGCAACATGAACCCCCAGGATTTCTGGAAGTGCGGCTGCCAGATGGTGGCTATGAACTACCAGACACCAGGGCTCATGATGGACCTGAATGCGGGCTGGTTCCGGCAGAACGGGGCCTGTGGCTACGTCCTCCGCCCGGCCATCATGCGGGAGGAGGTCTCCTACTTCAGTGCCAACGCCAAGGACTCCCTGCCTGGGGtgcctgcccagctcctgcacctcAAGGTCATCAGTGGGCAGAACCTGCCCAAGCCCAAGGGCTCGGGGGCCAAGGGGGAGGTTGTGGAGCCCTATGTCTGTGCTGAAATCCATGGCATCCCGGCCGACTGCGCTGAGCACCGCACCAAGACAGCCCTGCAGAGCGGGGACAACCCCATCTTCGACGAGAGCCTGGAGTTCCAGATCAACCTGCCGGAGCTGGCCGTCCTGCGCTTCGTTGTGCTGGACGATGACTACATTGGGGACGAGTTCATTGCCCAGTACACCATCCCCTTCGAGTGCCTGCAGCCTGGCTACCGCCATGTCCCCCTCCAGTCGCTGGCCGGGGAGCCCCTGCCCCACGCCACCCTCTTTGTGCATGTGGCCATCACTGACCGCCGTGGTGGGGGCAAGGGGCACCGCCGGGGGCTGGCGGGGCGCCGGGGCCGCCGAGTGCGGGAGTACACTTCCACCAAGGCCACTGGCATCAAAGCCATCGATGAAGTCTTCCGGACGGCCACCCAGCCGCTGCGGGAGGCCACTGACCTGCGGGAGAATGTACAG AATGCGTTGGTCTCCTTCAAGGAGCTGTGTGGGCTGACACCCGCTGCCAATATGAAGCAGTGCATCCTGACGGTGTCCACGTGGCTGCTGCACAGTGACAGcgcacccagtgtcaccctcaACCTGGCAGAGCAGTACCCCCCCATGGAGGCCCAGGGCCCCATCCCTGACCTGCTGCGCAAGGTCCTCACTGCCTACGAGACG ATGATCCAGACTAGCCGGACGCTGATCGAGTCTGCCGACGCCGTGTACGGGAAGCTCATCCAGGCACAGCAGGCAG GGATGGATTTCCACAAGGAGCTGCACCGCATCGAGACCAAGGAAGGGCTGCGGGGCCGCAAGCTGCAGAAGGCGCTGGAGAGCTTCGCCTGGAACATCACCGTCCTCAAG GGCCAGGCTGACCTCCTCAAGCATGCCAAGGCGGAGGCACTGGACAACCTGTGGCAGATCCACAATGCGGGGCAGTCCTGCGGCATCGGCAGGAACGGATCAGCCTCGCCGGAGCCCTCTCGGCTGCAAGCTCCGCTGGAGCCCATCCCTGAGACAGACGGAGGTGGCGACACAGCGTCCTGCTGA
- the LOC131589096 gene encoding inactive phospholipase C-like protein 2 isoform X2, whose product MPNDRKINSTAACISLMLEGCELKKVRSNSRMYSRFFVLDADMRSVRWEPSKKDSEKAKIEIKSVKEVRVGKKTPVLRSNGLSDQFPDECAFSIIYGDNYESLDLVASSADVVSAWVMGLRYLVSYGKHSPEAPGTGHPSLRTSWISSVFDLADLEKSGRIPVSRAVQLIKALNPGMKTSTIELKFKELQKASERPGMEVACDLFVEAYCELCTRPEIFFLLVQFSSNKEYLGVKDLLMFLEVEQGMEGVTEEKCLEIVSKYEPSKEGREKGYLAIDGFTRYLLSADCSIFDPQHRKVCQDMAQPLSHYYISSAHSACLLEDNFWGRSDITGYISALGLGCRSIELVLWDGPEGEPVVYTSPSAASCVPFRAVVGLIDQHAFTASAYPLILCLVVRCSAPQQRLAAQCLRKTLGEKLYLEPPNPVASYLPSPEELKGRILIKGKKLPPTCEDSEGEVSDEEEGWELARRLGQEDREAPEGGGLRRVRLSRELSELVSLCQAVPFQDFESSRRGQRYWEMCSFSEVEAGRFANECPAELVSYNKRFLSRIYPSPMRIDASNMNPQDFWKCGCQMVAMNYQTPGLMMDLNAGWFRQNGACGYVLRPAIMREEVSYFSANAKDSLPGVPAQLLHLKVISGQNLPKPKGSGAKGEVVEPYVCAEIHGIPADCAEHRTKTALQSGDNPIFDESLEFQINLPELAVLRFVVLDDDYIGDEFIAQYTIPFECLQPGYRHVPLQSLAGEPLPHATLFVHVAITDRRGGGKGHRRGLAGRRGRRVREYTSTKATGIKAIDEVFRTATQPLREATDLRENVQNALVSFKELCGLTPAANMKQCILTVSTWLLHSDSAPSVTLNLAEQYPPMEAQGPIPDLLRKVLTAYETMIQTSRTLIESADAVYGKLIQAQQAGMDFHKELHRIETKEGLRGRKLQKALESFAWNITVLKGQADLLKHAKAEALDNLWQIHNAGQSCGIGRNGSASPEPSRLQAPLEPIPETDGGGDTASC is encoded by the exons ATGCCCAATGACCGCAAGATCAACAGCACAGCTGCCTGCATCTCCCTCATGCTGGAGGGCTGTGAGCTGAAGAAGGTGCGCTCCAACTCCCGCATGTACAGCCGCTTCTTCGTGCTGGATGCTGACATGCGCTCCGTGCGCTGGGAGCCCTCCAAGAAGGACTCAGAGAAGGCCAAGATTGAGATCAAATCGGTCAAAGAGGTGCGTGTGGGCAAGAAGACACCTGTCCTGCGCAGCAATGGCCTCTCCGACCAGTTCCCGGACGAGTGCGCCTTCTCCATCATCTATGGAGACAACTACGAGTCCCTGGACCTGGTGGCCAGCTCAGCAGATGTGGTGAGTGCCTGGGTGATGGGGCTGCGCTACCTGGTGTCCTATGGAAAGCACAGCCCTGAGGCGCCTGGGACTGGCCACCCCAGCCTCCGGACATCCTGGATCTCCTCCGTCTTTGACCTTGCTGACCTGGAGAAGTCTGGCCGCATCCCTGTGTCCCGGGCTGTGCAGCTGATCAAAGCACTCAACCCTGGCATGAAGACCTCCACCATCGAGCTGAAGTTCAAGGAACTGCAGAAGGCCAGCGAGCGTCCTGGCATGGAGGTGGCCTGTGACCTCTTTGTGGAGGCATACTGTGAGCTCTGCACTCGCCCTGAGATCTTCTTCCTGCTGGTCCAGTTCTCCAGCAACAAGGAATACCTGGGTGTGAAGGACCTGCTGATGTTCCTGGAGGTGGAGCAGGGCATGGAGGGGGTGACAGAGGAGAAGTGCTTGGAGATCGTCAGCAAGTATGAGCCCTCCAAGGAGGGCCGGGAGAAGGGCTACCTGGCCATCGACGGCTTCACACGTTACCTGCTCTCTGCTGACTGCTCCATCTTTGACCCGCAGCACCGCAAGGTCTGCCAGGACATGGCGCAGCCCCTCTCCCACTACTACATCAGCTCTGCCCACAGCGCCTGCCTGCTGGAGGACAACTTCTGGGGCCGCTCAGACATCACTGGCTACATCAGTGCCCTGGGCCTGGGCTGCCGCAGCATCGAGCTGGTGCTGTGGGACGGCCCCGAGGGTGAGCCCGTGGTCTACACCAgcccctcagctgcctcctgtgTGCCCTTCCGTGCCGTGGTGGGGCTGATTGACCAGCACGCCTTCACTGCCTCCGCCTACCCCCTGATCCTCTGCCTGGTGGTGCGCTGCTCGGCCCCCCAGCAGCGACTCGCTGCTCAGTGCCTGCGCAAGACGCTGGGGGAGAAGCTGTACCTGGAGCCCCCCAACCCCGTGGCGTCCTACCTGCCGTCCCCGGAGGAGCTCAAGGGCCGCATCCTCATCAAGGGCAAGAAGCTGCCGCCCACCTGCGAGGACAGCGAGGGGGAGGTGTCGGATGAGGAGGAAGGCTGGGAGCTGGCGCGGCGACTGGGCCAGGAGGACCGGGAGGCACCGGAGGGAGGTGGCCTGCGGCGGGTGCGCCTCAGCCGTGAGCTCTCGGAGCTGGTGAGCCTCTGCCAGGCTGTCCCCTTCCAGGACTTTGAGAGCTCGAGACGTGGGCAACGCTACTGGGAGATGTGCTCCTTCAGCGAGGTGGAGGCGGGACGCTTCGCCAACGAGTGCCCGGCTGAGCTGGTCAGCTACAACAAGCGGTTCCTCTCCCGCATCTACCCCAGCCCCATGCGCATCGATGCCAGCAACATGAACCCCCAGGATTTCTGGAAGTGCGGCTGCCAGATGGTGGCTATGAACTACCAGACACCAGGGCTCATGATGGACCTGAATGCGGGCTGGTTCCGGCAGAACGGGGCCTGTGGCTACGTCCTCCGCCCGGCCATCATGCGGGAGGAGGTCTCCTACTTCAGTGCCAACGCCAAGGACTCCCTGCCTGGGGtgcctgcccagctcctgcacctcAAGGTCATCAGTGGGCAGAACCTGCCCAAGCCCAAGGGCTCGGGGGCCAAGGGGGAGGTTGTGGAGCCCTATGTCTGTGCTGAAATCCATGGCATCCCGGCCGACTGCGCTGAGCACCGCACCAAGACAGCCCTGCAGAGCGGGGACAACCCCATCTTCGACGAGAGCCTGGAGTTCCAGATCAACCTGCCGGAGCTGGCCGTCCTGCGCTTCGTTGTGCTGGACGATGACTACATTGGGGACGAGTTCATTGCCCAGTACACCATCCCCTTCGAGTGCCTGCAGCCTGGCTACCGCCATGTCCCCCTCCAGTCGCTGGCCGGGGAGCCCCTGCCCCACGCCACCCTCTTTGTGCATGTGGCCATCACTGACCGCCGTGGTGGGGGCAAGGGGCACCGCCGGGGGCTGGCGGGGCGCCGGGGCCGCCGAGTGCGGGAGTACACTTCCACCAAGGCCACTGGCATCAAAGCCATCGATGAAGTCTTCCGGACGGCCACCCAGCCGCTGCGGGAGGCCACTGACCTGCGGGAGAATGTACAG AATGCGTTGGTCTCCTTCAAGGAGCTGTGTGGGCTGACACCCGCTGCCAATATGAAGCAGTGCATCCTGACGGTGTCCACGTGGCTGCTGCACAGTGACAGcgcacccagtgtcaccctcaACCTGGCAGAGCAGTACCCCCCCATGGAGGCCCAGGGCCCCATCCCTGACCTGCTGCGCAAGGTCCTCACTGCCTACGAGACG ATGATCCAGACTAGCCGGACGCTGATCGAGTCTGCCGACGCCGTGTACGGGAAGCTCATCCAGGCACAGCAGGCAG GGATGGATTTCCACAAGGAGCTGCACCGCATCGAGACCAAGGAAGGGCTGCGGGGCCGCAAGCTGCAGAAGGCGCTGGAGAGCTTCGCCTGGAACATCACCGTCCTCAAG GGCCAGGCTGACCTCCTCAAGCATGCCAAGGCGGAGGCACTGGACAACCTGTGGCAGATCCACAATGCGGGGCAGTCCTGCGGCATCGGCAGGAACGGATCAGCCTCGCCGGAGCCCTCTCGGCTGCAAGCTCCGCTGGAGCCCATCCCTGAGACAGACGGAGGTGGCGACACAGCGTCCTGCTGA